TCTCAGGTCATTTTGTATAATGCATTATACACtatcgttcaaaagtttgggttcacttagaaatttccattccactccattttaatcagggcagcagttttcagattgcaTTATGTGCttagggttctccaatgttttctcagttagccttttgaaatgatcagattagtaaacagaatgtgcctttggaacattggatgaatagttgctgataatgggcaatgtaggtattgcattaaagatcagccatttctttctacaacagtcgagaacctACCTTTTTCTCCAGTTTCGTGCAATCTTCATGCATGGAACAACCTTaattcttagtgtgtgtgtgtgtgtatggatacatttgttttgtctttaGATTGCCTCAGACTACAATAATGATCCCACAGTGACAAATCTCCTGAATGCAATGGACATCTACCTGATGATCATCACCAATCCTGATGGTTATGTGTACTCTCACACGAATGTAAGTCTTGTATCTGACTAGTTGTACATATTCATAAGTGTATTTTGCATGCCTTTATATTATGTACATTAACTGTCAaaataacacattcattttgatGAATTAATCATAggataaataatgcattaaagAAAATGAACACTGATTAATCACATTCCGTAGTGACCCTTGACCCAGTAGGCTACAGTTCTAGTCACATTTACTGTAGTGACTGAAGGAGGTAGATGAGAAAACGCTTCAGTTCAGGTTCCCACTTTGGAACTTTACACTTCCATATTGAGAGTGTTCATTTGAAAACAACAAATGGGCGACCTTGCTAATGTTCATAGGGTAGCTAGCCAGAAGGCTAAGTACGACACGGTGgcacgacacggtggtctgttaagtaagggataacggccgccgaggtgtcctgttatacggaattaatggacgagggcgagtggcaaaaaactccccgacgcgcagcggttgccactgtaaagcaaaggaaacacgtggtttcgtttaaaaagaagctcaagttcagcttgttgtacaccTTCCATTGgccagcgatagcatggacagttagcttgtttacacttgattccattgttgcgaagcctgcaaccgtaataataatatataataataatatttatttatatagcacttttcaagcattGAGTACAAAGTGCTTACAGACAAACATGAAGAGCATTTTTTCtatgcacaaagtgcaacaaaagtgcttcacacacaagacccaaacaaacaaataacaaaaatgcCTAACGGAGCGGCgtaatcgccagcgtacccgtcaCACGTGAAACATACAACATGTAAAACATTCAAGAtggataacaaacaaacaaacaaaaacaaataataaaataaataattaagacattttaaaaagaaaactcaTGTTAACTTAGTCCAGTTCGTTGCATGTAGTTAACCGGCTGAatagtccaagggcaatgatgaaggCGCACAGCTGTGTCCAACCCGGAGGATTTAACGTCGGGGAGAGCACTGGAACGGAGcaacggagagcactggaaaCAATGAACAGTCTGAAGTCGTAGGTGATCCTAcagatcagcaactcggtgaACATTGACAGCAACCGTTTGTTGTTCAGTGAGATCGCTGTCGTCAGAGTTCTTCAAACTTccttctaacgttaacgttagcctactcaatccagactccaggcagcagagctggcagctcgcaggtcaatCCAGTGGTCGCGGCAGCGGAGAAATCGCTTTCCGAGCGCAGCGCCGTTCACGGCTGGAGTACACCAGAGGCCCAGGACAAAAGCCAACGCCAACGTTAGCCATGGCTAGGTCCTCAGCCCAATGGACTTTAACGTTAAGTTAACTTAACGTCACAGCATCAACAGACTTGTCAGCAAataaaggactaagaataacacaaaaactaCCCAAAAATAACGcaaataaagagagaatacatttaactagacaaaaaatacaaaaaaataaacagaacattacataaaattacgaacattacataaaaacaaacaaaaacatgatgctagacggagcggcgtgtctcgccagcgtccccgtaacctagcaactagcatagtcctactatggttgttatagttaccattcatattttggcattgatatggaacggtgtcctgttaatcagaattaatagccaccccaccagccaatcagaaaagagtatttcttctctccgggtgataacaGAAATGAATGCACGGTCGTAGCCTAATAAGGCCCGACGTGCAGCGTAAGTGCGTTCATTTCTgttaacagaccaccgtggagtccattatcccacaTATTCCACTGTTGGTACTTGCTTTATGTTCACTTCCTGTtataatttaaacattttaatcgctagaactgtcttgtttgtagaactactttttCCCGACACatttcaactaatttctcaacttccaggacaaactgccgttactagttctaaatggatggttgctacggccaaagaccagtcgttagttccatctctcccgttgtcaagcggacatatcccaggattctgatgaactttagctttgaaacatcgctattacTTTGCCTACTgccatccatctagctaaaagccacctccgtcatatgctacaatgttgctatgttTTGAACGTCTGTATtatacagctcggatgcaatgtgacagttcatttaaacttcacaacgagttcggcgaattaaaggagaattccggtgtgatattgacctaaagtgtatcgaaacatgataccgagtgtgaacgtatgtctcatagcccatctcggcttgtcccctgcactccaaaatctggcgctagttagccgatgctaccaacatctttttcaatagtggtgcttcggcatcgggctagccatgcaaataaatcactgttttacacccatttacgaggctcaatgtatctccacacttcattggtagacttcctagggccctgacatttaaaacgagacattgagaactttgaaaaagcactggtagtttacttacaagacgatttatacagacagtatcttaacgaagtttagcgtttgcagccatcttgaatttagtcacgataagtcgagcaacgagtaagaatgaacagctatgataagggatcagattccaaaaataattcagtggaaatgcatggattccagttgctgctactggaagaaactggaatccatgcatttccactgaattatttttggaatctgatcccttatcatacctgttcattcttactcgttgctcgacttatcatgactaaattcaagattgctgcaaacgttaaacttcgtgaagatgctgtctgtataaatcgtcttgtaagtaaactaccagtgctttttcaaagttctcaatgtctcgttttaaatgtcagggccctaggaagtctaccaatgaagtgtggagatacattgagcctcgtaaatgggtgtaaaacagtgatttatttgcatggctagcccgatgccgaagcaccactactgaaaaagttgttggtagcatcggctaactagcgccagattttggagtgcaggggacaagtcgagatgggctatgagacatacgttcacactcggtatcatgtttcgatacactttaggtcaatatcacaccggaattctcctttaatatacaagtgtgatacggccaaaaaaatggatctaggcctacttcatagTCTAGGTGTTCAAATAACATAatgttaatggtcgttctaaattacgtaggacaacgggaaattcaaccaagcagtgtgGAATAACATCATGTAGTTTACTCAAAGGTACTCTGGGAAGTACTGTTCAATATCACAATCACCTGTGCTTATGAGTATAACATTAACAAACAATGAAGTGACTTATTTGTGGATGGAACATTATATCGAGTGACGTCACAGTAGTTCAAGAACGCACCATTGGGCcagtgaatgttatatatttacGTTCAAAAAACCCAGAAGGAACTGTTGACAGGAACATTGTTCTCTGCAATTTCTGCATTAAGGAATTTCCTTAACATGGGAGTTCATCAAGTCAGAAATATCACCTCAACAGGAAGTAACCCGGAGCTACAAGCTAGTACACCCCTTGATGATATAACAGCCAGCCTTGTCAAGCTACTCCCGACCATTCAGAAGCAAACCTATTGTTTATTTTACCAATGACCGACTAGCTAACTAACCCTTACTAAATGCACTGCATTACCTCAGTGTTACTGAACACATTATTGTGCAAGCTTTTTATAATGGATATTTCAGTGTAAAGTCATAGATTTAATGTAGAATCAACACAAACACTATTAATGTAGAATCAACACCAATGCTGTTTAATAGTGTCTTtttaacaataaaaaataagggcaatttgaatttatttttaaaaatatttatattgGTAAATATTATAATGCTTCCTACCACATTTGGGTCCAAGTCCCCACAGGACTAGTTTTTGGGGTTCAAACAAACTCTCTTTGGTATTATAAGCCTTTTAAGATCTCCAAGTCATCCAGTTTGAGCACTAAAATTGTATTGAACTTTTGTTGTAAATAATTATATGGAATGTTCAATAGGATCGCATGTGGCGCAAGACTCGCTCAAGTAATCCTGGATCTTTGTGCCGTGGAACTGATCCTAACAGAAACTGGGACTCGGGTTTTGGAGGTTTGTAATCTACTCTGTCCTTTTCAGTAATATTTAATATACTGTTGTAACTGTGTGATAATCCTGTTCCTCTTGTCTGGATATAAATTAGGCCCTGGAACCAGTAAGAACCCCTGCTCAGACTCTTATCATGGGCCCCATGCTCATTCAGAGGTGGAGGTACAAAATGTAGTAAACTTAATCAAGACTCATGGCAACTTCAAATCCTTCATCTCCATCCATGCCTACTCGCAGCTCCTCATGTATCCTTATGGATATTCATGCAAAAATGCACCTCACCAGGCAGAGTTGGTATGTAATTCAGTAATCCAGTAATCCAGTAATTCACATCCACAGTTACAGTTTTAAATTGCTCTTTTAAATTACTGGAGCTATGATACAGCACTGGAAGATTGTTACTGATCTCTATCAACATCATCACATCACTTTTTATTTTACTGTAGGACTCCGTGGGTAGAGCTGCCGTGAATGCCCTCAGCTCCTTGTATGGGACAAGTTATAAAGTGGGAAGCATTTGCAATATTATCTGTAagttccaaattatttttacaaTACAGAAAAACAGATATTTGAAAGAAGCACCAATGCACGAGATCATGTTGTAATACTTTGAAAGGGCCCAGAAGAAGCTGGGTACTGATTCTAGGCAGAAAATAGCTAGATTTAATTTTAGTTCTCAGGTACAAGATCATAGTCTGTTAGCTGTTTCATTAAATGTAATCCTTCATATCTTATTTTCCCTTAATAGATCAAGCAAGTGGTGGAAGCATTGATTGGTCTTACGATTTTGGGATCAAGTACTCATTTGCTTTTGAGCTTCGTGACACTGGTCGCTATGGTTTTGTGTTGCCAGCAAGTCAGATCATTCCAACTGCATCTGAAACATGGTTGGCTTTGAAGCACCTAATGATGTATACTCATGAACATCCATACTAAAGTGCAATATGTTGCTTTAAGGCACAACCgtaaagaaataataataaacacagTTTGTTAAATGTTTCAATACTCCTGGTCTTACTATTAACTCATACCAATCCAAAACACTGGATCGTTTCTAAAGCTTAAAGCTGTAGTTGGCAAGATTTTGTTGATCATAATTAAACGGGAATAACGCGAAAACGACAAGGACCAGCGACACGAAAGTAACACGCGCACtacaccggttcgggcctgaatttttggaggagtctctgctgggaggtaggaaggtagaaatacattgattaatgaggtagtgggcatttcaattagtgctgcaacacgttgtgtctctgaaaacgtagatttgctcattattacacataatcttgaattttatcaaccaaaatgatgggcaaaatcacataatgattcaaaatatacatgccaacatcaaacaccacatatgccTCAGTAATAATAaggtttggattattttctgggctcttatgagtggtttaacaaaaaaaaaggcctgtacagccacaaagctacaagatccaacttgctatcataccattttatactccagagatatgtagctttcaggaaaatatagtgagaatttgcccccccccccccccccccccttgtccaTGAGAGCGAAGAGCATGGATATGGTGATTACCCACAGAGCAGCCAACAATTACAACATTATAGTGCAGATGATTTTCAACaaaacaaagcagtttggcacaaGAACTGCAacaaatccacctgtaacagtgagcATCCAGATTCACTACCAGAAAGCATGTGAAGTAGGcaggactcagtgtcttcagaaCACTGTAGACCATTTTATGAACCTGAGCAACACTTGCAACTGCGTCAAGTCCATCTAGTGAGACTTGTTCACTGCGAGTACAGATAAGTGTTTCTTCTGTCAGAAGAGAGGTGTATTTCGATGTGAATTGGGAACATTCAACGTGGTAAAAAGAGATATGACGGGTAAAGAATTTGAAAAGCAAGAACATAATGTTGTCGTAGTTGCATCAGATATTGAGTTCTTCAGCCTAGTTTGCGCTAGCCTGAAAGCGGGAGAAGGCCACAACATCTACTTCAGTATCTTTGAATGTAACAGTGCACAATGTACAGCCAACTACAAAAGCCATCAAGAGCATAATCACGTTCATAATCATAATCAAAGCGTCAAGCGACGTTATGACCCAGATCTAGTATgtttgtccagtgtgtgtgatgccGCCATagacaatgatgatgatgacatccAAAAGTTATTTTAGAGTGCTTCTATTCTGCGAGATGCCATTGCTGCTTAGATGAAAAAAACATGGAAATTTGAATTGAACACTGATGACACTGAACGCCATGTCCACAAAGCGTTGTATGCCTTTATGTGTTGGGTAGCGGAAGGACCAACATCAAGCATTAGACCAGAATTTGTGGAAATGTCAGCCAGGGAAATCTGGAGGGGATTGATGATGAAGAGGATGGTTTGCTTTAAAATAGTGGATAGTGGATAATAGGACTAATAATAGGTTTCATAGGCATCAATCAGGGGCGCCGCTGGGGGGGGCAGCACTGATAATATAGTGTTGCTAACACTATATTATCAGGAggcccagaattattgtctaTCATAGGGCCCAAATGATCTAGAAGCGCCCCTGGCATCAACATTAGCGTTTTCCTGATAATTGTGTTAGCATAGTTGTGTTCCATTTTAAGCCTTATGtgacaaaatatatttttaaaaaggaTATTCAGTATCCTGAAACATctgtataataataatgaatacaATCATACCTGAAAagaactgttttgtgaactttgttcaatatagccagtgatttaggtGAAAATGATTGTgttaattattaataataataataataataataataataccttggacttatatagcgcctttcatggtacccaaggtcgctttacaatgaggggggggggggggggggttaggggtcctcactagtaaccaccatcaatgtgtagcacccacctgggtgatgcacgacagccattatgcgccagaacgctcaccacacaccagcttgaggtggagagtgagagagtgaatgagccaataacagtgggggatgattagggggccagattgaatgagccaggttgggaatttagccagatagatagatagatactttattgatccccaggggaaattcaaggtcttagtagcatacagacaacaaacacacattcactaacagcagaaaaagtataatataaaaacacagttaagcaataaggacagtagaatatactaaaatacaaattatactaacaatTATACTCAGTGCTTAATTTGTAAAGTGGGAGGTGCCGGAGCGCAAAGGCGGGTGGATCCGGCGACTCAAAACGGGGATTTGAGGTTAcggaccaacaacaacaaaaaaccctGCGTACAGCTCTGactaaaaaaactaaacaacgcggtgtgtaggctacatcagGGCAATGTTTATTAACCTCAGAACTTGTAACAGACTGTAtgggtgtaaaatgtaaaaaagcagCAATTATCCATTATCAAATTATCGAAAaaaaacagtgcaacaatgcagaaataaagtaaaataaagtctatatatctatatatttaactatttaagaaaatgtataagtgtggccacagttcggctgtggcatggagggggggggggggggttatgcatatgtgatgtgctaatatagcacgcaaacagtgaggcataaagacagtggtacaagtggctagtggacagacagtaccaaacatggagggggtgaggaggcagacagactatgcagagaagtctatctctcctcttcccttaagtgaagcattgaacagttcaatggccctggggacaaattactttctcagtctgtctgttgtgcaaggcagtgagcgaagtctccagctgatcaggctcttctgcttaacaatagtgctgtggagtgggtgacactcattgtccaagatgttgatcagtttgttcagggtccttttgtcagatagtgatgcactccagttcagctcccactacagagccagctttccttaccagcctgtcaattcgccccacatcctttttccttgtgcttcctccccagcatactactgcatagaagaggacgctggcaacaacagactggtagaacatcctgaggagcttgctgcacacattgaaggaccgctgcctcctcaggaagtacagcctgctctgccctttcttgtagagtgcatcagtgttggttgaccagtccagtttattgtccaggtggagacccaggtacttgtaggtgcttaccacctccacattgaccttatcaatgtggactggtagcagagtgggcttagacctgcggaaatccaccaccatctctttggtctttgaagtgttgagttgaagatgattgagtttgcaccattgcacaaagtcctccaccaggctcctgtactcctcctcctgcccgttcctgatacaccacacaattgcagtatcgtcagaaaacttctgcatgtggcatgactcggtgttgtatcagaagtcagatgtgtacagggtgaacaggactggagagagcacagttccctgtggcgctccggtgctgctgatcacagtgtcagagagacattTCTCTTCAGTCTGACAAACTGTGGTCACttggtcaggtaatctgtaatccaggttaccaggtgagcgtccacacacctatctgcaagagcttgtctcccagtctgaggggttggatggtgttaaaagcatttgagaaatcaaagaacatgattatcacagcacttttccccttgtctaggtaagaatgtgtcctgtgtagaagataagtgatggcatcgtccacgcccactttttcctggtatgcaaactgtaacgggtctggtgcatggcgtacctggggtctgagcatacctaagaccagccgctccattgttttatcacatgtgatgtaagagcgacaggtctgtagtcattaagctcactagggtgcggcttcttagggacaggggtgagacatgatgtcttccacagtgttggaacttgtccaaggcgtaggctcaaattgaagatgtgcttcagtggctcccctagttcagcagcacaggccttgagtagacttggacacagtctgtcaggccccacTACTTTATTGCTGCGCAGTGTCTTTAGTTGGGCTCTCACTTGATCTGTtgtgatgatggggggtgtgaggggaggggaaggggtgcatctgggatctgtgtgtctgatggctgttgactgaggtcgttgtcacctcattgttcgtgatcgccatgtgggggaggggtgcaatatccagtgatggtgggggtacgatagcctgtgatgtgggggtgggggctgggggatggtggacagaccaccgccattggagccAGGACacgcgataagtgccatgggatctttaatgaccacagtacTATTCATAAGTCATAAGTCATAActcataagtcaacataatgtaaacttccacagctacgcagatgatacccaattgtatctttctgttgagccaactaacccagatggcctttgctccctcactgcatgcctaacctccattaatcagtggatgagcaaaaactttttgaaactaaatgatgacaaaacagaggtacttctggttggaccaaaactaaagcgagatattattcttagtaatctggggaacttggcacaccaggtcaaaccaaaagtaacaagcctcggtgtcatcttagatgcagagttaagttttaagccccatatcagtaaagttactcagacagcctatttccacttgagaaacattgccaaagtgcggccctttttaactcaacaagatgcagaaaaactaattcacgcctttatcactagcaggttagactactgcaatgcacttttcactggtcttcccaaaaaacatctaaagaaattggcactcatacagaactctg
This DNA window, taken from Alosa sapidissima isolate fAloSap1 chromosome 11, fAloSap1.pri, whole genome shotgun sequence, encodes the following:
- the LOC121724079 gene encoding carboxypeptidase A2-like; this encodes MKMRTCLIFIVLVVTGQCNKVFIGDQVLRIHVESDQHIELLQALEKEQDWELDFWLHPVSSELPVDIHVPYASLNAVKDYLKDNNIPFSVMINNLQEMLDEEQAEMEKNNGRERNLRSFNFGAYHKLETIYSWMDTLVADYPNVVSKEQIGLSYENRPMYVLKFSTGGTKRPAIWIDAGIHSREWVSQASAVWIANKIASDYNNDPTVTNLLNAMDIYLMIITNPDGYVYSHTNDRMWRKTRSSNPGSLCRGTDPNRNWDSGFGGPGTSKNPCSDSYHGPHAHSEVEVQNVVNLIKTHGNFKSFISIHAYSQLLMYPYGYSCKNAPHQAELDSVGRAAVNALSSLYGTSYKVGSICNIIYQASGGSIDWSYDFGIKYSFAFELRDTGRYGFVLPASQIIPTASETWLALKHLMMYTHEHPY